The following proteins are co-located in the Corynebacterium aquilae DSM 44791 genome:
- a CDS encoding cation:proton antiporter yields MEFLLITIGLLTATVIVVAIGDRLRLPWPVLLTLLAAGTIVVPGIPDVQIPADLILPIFLPPLLWAMARRTSWSVIRQQKFVILTLSVLLVFVSVAAGAITALWLMPGLSIAGAVVLASALAPPDPVAVDAVAEPAGVPRRLIATLQTEGLFNDASSIVCFHVALTALVMKEDLHVSELVLTFVYSAVMAVIVGLVCGWCAAKLTDWMELTVARNAFSWVIPFAVYLIAEELHASGVIAIVIAAVEMHSRATVEAADRLTGHAFWETIEMLFTGVAFGLIGLNVRNAVNEAEYTLTHGIWVGIALSIVLIIVRFAWLMLLYRHNVAKGKKNSAPLRLQEVLVLTWGGMRGMVTLALVLSIPYGYVPWQQELTVIALVVLTCTMVIPGLTLPWLMTKLSLDQGPDAQGDIARERIIRRAREAANTVLHAHAEDLPANAVSGIQHWIAEETGTEDLDDMEGNEFANRAKLHQVRLRLAALRVEALAAAQDEVLAARREPGVDPAIVDEVLHDLDRMMVAARKN; encoded by the coding sequence GTGGAGTTTCTACTCATCACCATCGGCCTGCTCACAGCGACCGTCATCGTCGTCGCTATCGGCGACAGGCTCCGCCTCCCCTGGCCGGTCCTGCTCACCCTCCTGGCCGCCGGCACCATCGTCGTGCCCGGCATCCCGGACGTGCAAATCCCTGCCGACCTCATCTTGCCGATCTTCCTCCCGCCCCTGTTGTGGGCCATGGCGCGACGCACCAGCTGGTCGGTGATTAGGCAACAAAAATTCGTGATCCTCACCCTCAGTGTGCTGCTGGTGTTTGTCTCCGTCGCCGCCGGCGCCATCACCGCCCTCTGGCTGATGCCCGGCCTTTCCATTGCGGGAGCCGTCGTGCTGGCCAGCGCCCTGGCACCCCCAGACCCCGTCGCCGTCGACGCCGTCGCCGAACCCGCCGGCGTGCCCCGCCGACTCATCGCCACCCTGCAAACCGAAGGCCTGTTCAACGACGCCTCCTCCATCGTCTGCTTCCACGTCGCGCTGACCGCGCTCGTCATGAAAGAAGACCTCCACGTCAGCGAGCTCGTCCTCACCTTCGTCTACTCCGCAGTCATGGCGGTCATCGTCGGCCTGGTTTGCGGCTGGTGCGCCGCCAAACTCACCGACTGGATGGAACTCACCGTCGCCCGCAACGCCTTCTCCTGGGTTATCCCCTTCGCCGTCTACCTCATCGCCGAAGAACTCCACGCCTCCGGAGTCATCGCCATCGTCATTGCCGCCGTCGAAATGCACTCCCGCGCCACAGTCGAAGCCGCTGACCGGCTCACCGGCCACGCCTTCTGGGAAACCATCGAAATGCTCTTCACCGGCGTCGCTTTCGGACTCATCGGCCTCAATGTCCGCAACGCCGTCAACGAAGCCGAATACACCCTCACCCACGGAATCTGGGTCGGCATCGCCCTGTCCATCGTTTTGATCATCGTCCGCTTCGCCTGGCTGATGCTGCTCTACCGCCACAACGTCGCCAAGGGCAAGAAAAATAGCGCCCCCCTGCGCCTCCAAGAAGTCCTCGTCCTCACCTGGGGTGGCATGCGCGGAATGGTCACCCTGGCGCTGGTCCTCTCCATCCCCTACGGCTACGTCCCCTGGCAGCAGGAACTCACCGTCATCGCACTGGTCGTCCTCACCTGCACCATGGTCATCCCCGGTCTAACCCTGCCCTGGCTGATGACCAAACTCTCCCTCGACCAAGGCCCCGACGCCCAAGGCGACATCGCCCGCGAGCGCATCATTCGTCGCGCCCGCGAGGCCGCCAACACCGTCCTCCACGCCCACGCCGAAGACCTCCCCGCTAACGCCGTCTCCGGCATCCAACACTGGATCGCCGAAGAAACCGGCACCGAAGACCTCGACGACATGGAAGGCAACGAATTCGCCAACCGTGCGAAACTCCACCAAGTCCGCCTCCGCCTGGCGGCGCTGCGCGTCGAAGCCCTTGCCGCCGCCCAAGACGAAGTCCTCGCCGCCCGCCGCGAACCCGGCGTCGATCCCGCCATCGTCGACGAGGTCCTCCATGACCTTGACCGCATGATGGTCGCCGCCCGCAAAAACTAA
- a CDS encoding MFS transporter — protein sequence MSHSADKSGLQTWQRVAFGLFAIAFGANVFAPMLPVYKQLDDLSESQVTLIFAVYVSGLVPALVVGGPLSDRVGRRALIRPALLASFAGSVVLIGGASGHVELLAVGRFVAGVGVGLVMAAGAAWLKQVSSPAAGARRATVALSAGFGLGPLVGGMVAEFLPRPDVVPFVVHLVLVALAIPLVWNAPAPPVVAGERRMFPRTAVAPRFLLTVAAWAPWVFGVATISFLTLTSLTSAQTAWPVAYTGLIGSVTMLTGVAVQPWAQRLSAKARPHATVSRAPGGEVEAAGELSRYVPPAVVGLGCATAGLLLGAVVAWTQVVWLVFPAAVLLGASYGIMMVSGLREVEFLAPAEELGALIAVFYSLTYVGFFAPYVLSIVGPLVGYATCLVAGAIVTALSIVPVARVVQRGTGSVPQGS from the coding sequence GTGTCGCATTCAGCTGATAAGTCCGGGTTGCAGACGTGGCAGCGTGTTGCGTTTGGCCTGTTTGCGATTGCTTTTGGGGCGAATGTTTTTGCGCCGATGTTGCCGGTGTATAAGCAGCTGGATGATTTGTCGGAGTCTCAGGTCACGCTGATTTTTGCGGTGTATGTGTCCGGGTTGGTGCCGGCGCTTGTGGTGGGTGGTCCGTTGAGTGACCGGGTGGGGCGGCGGGCGTTGATTCGTCCGGCGTTGTTGGCGTCTTTTGCGGGCAGTGTGGTGTTGATTGGTGGGGCCTCGGGGCATGTGGAGTTGTTGGCGGTGGGGCGTTTTGTTGCTGGGGTGGGTGTGGGTTTGGTGATGGCTGCGGGGGCGGCGTGGTTAAAGCAGGTGTCTTCCCCGGCGGCGGGGGCGCGGCGGGCGACGGTGGCGTTGTCGGCGGGGTTTGGTTTGGGCCCGTTGGTTGGTGGCATGGTGGCGGAGTTTTTGCCGCGTCCGGATGTGGTGCCTTTTGTGGTGCATTTGGTGTTGGTGGCGTTGGCGATTCCTTTGGTGTGGAATGCGCCGGCCCCGCCGGTGGTGGCGGGTGAGCGGAGAATGTTTCCGCGCACCGCGGTTGCGCCGCGGTTTTTGTTGACGGTTGCTGCGTGGGCGCCGTGGGTGTTTGGGGTGGCGACGATTTCGTTTTTGACGTTGACGAGTTTGACCTCGGCGCAGACTGCGTGGCCGGTGGCGTATACCGGTTTGATTGGTTCGGTGACGATGTTGACGGGTGTGGCGGTGCAGCCGTGGGCGCAGCGTTTGTCGGCGAAGGCGCGCCCGCATGCGACTGTGTCGCGGGCCCCGGGCGGTGAGGTGGAGGCCGCAGGGGAGTTGTCGCGCTATGTGCCGCCGGCGGTGGTGGGTTTGGGCTGTGCGACTGCGGGGCTGTTGTTGGGTGCTGTGGTGGCGTGGACGCAGGTGGTGTGGTTGGTGTTTCCGGCGGCGGTGTTGTTGGGCGCCAGTTACGGCATCATGATGGTTTCTGGTTTGCGTGAGGTGGAGTTTTTGGCCCCCGCGGAGGAGTTGGGGGCGTTGATTGCGGTGTTTTATTCCTTGACGTATGTGGGCTTTTTTGCCCCGTATGTGTTGTCGATTGTGGGGCCACTGGTGGGGTACGCCACCTGTTTGGTTGCGGGCGCCATCGTCACGGCGTTGTCGATTGTGCCGGTGGCTCGTGTGGTGCAGCGTGGTACTGGTTCGGTTCCGCAGGGATCGTAG
- a CDS encoding GNAT family N-acetyltransferase, with the protein MGSLDFSASGTYGVPAAAPRGLFVRQACVEDAAALAQLHVRSWRQAYRGLLPDSDLDALSVPEFHSRWVDNLSVVPADDPLRRVFVVTSASQVLGWVAYGAARDEVVGPWVRENFVVAELHSIYVDPDAWGSGAGYALMVHALQHLRVLGFSNAYLWVLAGNRRAVNFYERNGWFATGLSKSACVRGSEVELLQFAIALGQ; encoded by the coding sequence ATGGGTAGTTTAGATTTTTCCGCAAGTGGAACGTATGGGGTGCCGGCCGCGGCGCCGCGGGGGTTGTTTGTGCGGCAGGCGTGTGTAGAGGATGCGGCCGCATTGGCGCAGCTGCATGTGCGCTCGTGGCGGCAGGCGTATCGGGGGTTGTTGCCGGATAGTGATTTGGATGCTTTGTCGGTGCCGGAATTTCACTCCCGGTGGGTGGATAATTTGTCGGTTGTGCCGGCCGATGATCCGCTGCGGCGGGTGTTTGTGGTGACTTCTGCATCCCAGGTGTTGGGGTGGGTGGCTTATGGTGCGGCGCGGGATGAGGTGGTGGGCCCGTGGGTGCGTGAGAATTTTGTGGTGGCGGAGTTGCACAGCATTTATGTGGATCCGGATGCGTGGGGTAGTGGTGCCGGCTATGCGCTGATGGTGCATGCGCTGCAGCATTTGCGGGTGTTGGGCTTTTCGAATGCGTATTTGTGGGTGTTGGCGGGTAATCGTCGGGCGGTGAATTTTTATGAGCGCAATGGGTGGTTTGCGACGGGGTTGTCGAAGTCGGCGTGTGTGCGGGGCAGTGAGGTGGAGTTGCTGCAGTTCGCTATCGCGTTGGGGCAGTAG
- the dnaB gene encoding replicative DNA helicase: MSTETSSTHFDDDYVPPPSDEDAPAFDDEFPAPAQPPAQAPAQRREYRQPLRQEPAGPAGRDFGRQPPHDNEAEQGVLGAMLLSPSVIPDIIEDLSPDDFYKPAHSIIYQAMIDLFAENKEIDPLIVVGRIDRGGNLDRIGGAPYIHTLVQSVPTAANARYYAEIVAEKSILRRLVDAGTRVVQLGYEGTEGAEVDTVVDMAQQAVFAIAQKKAAEDYSPLSEIIRPTMDELDEIAAHGGLAQGVPTGFVDLDNLTNGLHGGQMIIIAARPGVGKSTLALDFMRSCSITHGKTSVLFSLEMSKSEVAMRLLSAESEVKLSDMRSGRMTDEQWAKLANRVGEISEAPLFIDDSSNLTMMEIRSKARRLAQKHDLDLIVVDYLQLMSSGKKVESRQQEVSEFSRQLKLLAKELDVPLIAISQLNRGPESRTDKRPQLADLRESGSLEQDADMVMLLYRPDSQDKDDARAGEADIILAKHRGGPIDTVSVAHQLHYSRFANLARG; this comes from the coding sequence ATGAGTACTGAGACCTCGTCAACACACTTCGACGACGACTACGTCCCCCCACCCTCCGACGAAGACGCACCCGCCTTCGACGACGAATTTCCCGCGCCCGCGCAACCACCCGCCCAAGCGCCCGCCCAACGCCGCGAATACCGCCAACCCCTCCGCCAAGAGCCCGCCGGGCCGGCCGGCCGCGACTTCGGGCGCCAACCCCCACACGACAACGAAGCCGAACAAGGCGTGCTGGGCGCCATGCTGCTCAGCCCATCGGTGATCCCCGACATCATCGAAGACCTCTCCCCCGACGACTTCTACAAACCTGCGCACAGCATCATCTACCAAGCGATGATCGACCTGTTCGCAGAAAACAAAGAAATCGACCCCCTCATCGTCGTCGGCCGAATCGACCGCGGCGGCAACCTCGACCGCATCGGCGGGGCACCCTACATCCACACCCTGGTCCAATCGGTGCCCACCGCCGCCAACGCCCGCTACTACGCCGAAATCGTCGCCGAAAAATCCATCCTGCGCCGCCTCGTCGACGCCGGCACCCGAGTAGTACAACTCGGCTACGAAGGCACCGAAGGCGCCGAAGTCGACACCGTCGTCGACATGGCACAACAAGCCGTCTTCGCGATCGCACAGAAGAAAGCCGCCGAAGACTACTCCCCCCTGTCCGAAATCATCCGACCCACCATGGATGAACTCGACGAAATCGCCGCCCACGGCGGCCTCGCGCAAGGCGTACCCACCGGCTTCGTCGACCTCGACAACCTCACCAACGGCCTCCACGGCGGACAAATGATCATCATCGCCGCCCGACCCGGCGTCGGAAAATCCACCCTCGCCCTCGACTTCATGCGCTCCTGCTCCATCACCCACGGAAAAACCTCCGTCCTGTTCTCCCTCGAGATGAGCAAATCGGAAGTCGCCATGCGCCTGCTATCCGCAGAATCCGAAGTCAAACTCTCCGACATGCGCTCCGGGCGCATGACCGACGAACAATGGGCCAAACTCGCCAACCGCGTCGGCGAAATCTCCGAAGCGCCCCTGTTTATCGACGACTCCTCCAACCTCACCATGATGGAGATCCGCTCCAAAGCCCGCCGACTCGCCCAAAAACACGACCTCGACCTCATCGTCGTCGACTACCTCCAGCTCATGAGCTCCGGCAAAAAAGTTGAATCCCGCCAGCAAGAAGTCTCCGAGTTCTCCCGCCAACTCAAACTGCTGGCCAAAGAACTCGACGTCCCCCTCATCGCCATCTCCCAGCTCAACCGTGGCCCGGAATCCCGCACCGACAAACGCCCCCAACTAGCCGACCTCCGCGAATCCGGCTCCCTGGAGCAAGACGCCGACATGGTCATGCTGCTCTACCGGCCCGACAGCCAAGACAAAGACGACGCCCGCGCCGGCGAAGCCGACATCATCCTCGCCAAACACCGCGGCGGCCCCATCGACACCGTCAGCGTCGCCCACCAACTCCACTACTCCCGCTTCGCGAACCTCGCCCGCGGCTAA
- a CDS encoding class C sortase, whose amino-acid sequence MAIFDRKNGAKAPKPEGSVATAEKPVEQQEQSKFRLYIPLLGVLIGISLLLYPVFATRHNDVEQQKRANSYAVELGEVDGNTLEKSLADADRYNEDLRQGVILDPFIKDVAPDSEQYQAYLKQLDVSTAMSQVKVPVANVNLPVYHGTFDDTLQKGIGHLFGSSLPVGGDSTHAVLTGHTGLPNATMFDNLTKVKEGDAFYLNTAGRAMKYVVNDIRIVEPSNVESLGRVEGKDLVTLITCTPYGVNSHRLLVTGERVPLDPVEEKAVTEPEEVKAHWSWWMFVLLGGAILSAILMLGAIARLVIIMRRENEEEESSAHPEND is encoded by the coding sequence ATGGCGATCTTCGATCGAAAAAATGGCGCCAAGGCACCCAAGCCTGAAGGTAGCGTTGCTACCGCCGAAAAGCCTGTAGAGCAGCAGGAGCAAAGCAAATTCCGACTTTATATCCCCTTGCTGGGTGTTTTGATTGGTATTTCTCTGCTTTTGTATCCGGTCTTTGCTACCCGCCACAATGACGTCGAACAGCAGAAGCGGGCGAATAGCTACGCTGTCGAACTGGGCGAGGTCGATGGCAACACTCTCGAGAAGTCCTTGGCGGACGCTGATCGGTATAACGAGGACCTCCGACAAGGCGTCATCCTCGACCCCTTCATCAAGGACGTTGCACCTGACTCCGAGCAGTACCAGGCTTATTTGAAGCAGCTTGATGTTTCAACGGCAATGTCTCAGGTTAAGGTTCCTGTCGCTAACGTGAACCTGCCGGTCTACCACGGCACCTTTGATGACACCCTGCAAAAGGGCATCGGTCACCTGTTTGGATCCTCCCTGCCGGTTGGTGGCGACTCCACCCACGCAGTGCTCACCGGCCACACCGGCCTGCCGAACGCGACCATGTTCGACAACCTGACCAAGGTGAAAGAGGGCGACGCGTTCTACCTCAACACCGCCGGTCGTGCGATGAAGTACGTCGTCAACGACATCCGCATCGTAGAGCCCTCCAACGTTGAGTCCCTCGGCCGCGTAGAAGGCAAAGACCTGGTCACCCTCATCACCTGTACTCCTTACGGTGTGAACTCCCACCGACTCCTCGTCACCGGCGAGCGTGTTCCGCTCGACCCGGTCGAAGAAAAGGCCGTCACTGAACCTGAAGAGGTCAAGGCTCACTGGTCCTGGTGGATGTTTGTCCTCCTGGGTGGTGCAATCCTCTCCGCAATTCTGATGCTCGGTGCCATTGCACGCCTCGTGATCATCATGCGACGTGAGAACGAGGAAGAAGAGAGCTCCGCTCACCCGGAGAACGACTAA
- a CDS encoding SpaH/EbpB family LPXTG-anchored major pilin, translated as MTRKSMGRVSTAGLSIAAVAALGFSATPLAFAQGEEDTSATATTSAAAPGNPAECKPQDNQKTSVTNDQVDFTIHKYKGKPVEPKSFSNDGKKLEADPSGVDKLSNVDFTVYKVEGIDLKTNAGQQLAAKLTAAYKAKGDALFKEPTFETEYPKVSVAKSGEVMTTKDGVVTKKFDAGLYLVKETKSPADVVPAKPFLVALPLTDQTNTACWNYDVHVYPKNAPFETGIKKSIKDVTAPGSGSTEASQYQYTVDTKIGDPGEAGFAKFQVIDPLAPELTYIGKGKDVVKIKDGEVFQEGTDYKIIAAEKQPGKATWVTIGFLEPGLTKLAANAGKEVEWTLNVQADELNGLKQIHNVASNIQVPKDDPTNPNFPKDPEDPNSPGDPEDPDPKNPPFDPETPPEDPTTPPGVPSNEVDTFYGKLEFTKVSTEGDAPLDGAKFQVFECNANREISADPATGRTADPVKVNGKDVFESTGGGKVVIDGLLVNDFRNNSTFVNGTDGTTWKEVSFYCLKETVAPPNHELLPDVLQFQLLANPKYGTEAENSTKIVSTDPKTNFEDQADAEKALKEASDIKVKNVPKNNGFNLPLTGGAGIAPLVVVGGLLIVGSGAYVAAASRRKKQA; from the coding sequence ATGACCCGCAAGAGCATGGGCCGCGTATCTACCGCGGGCCTCTCGATCGCTGCTGTTGCCGCTCTCGGCTTCAGCGCTACCCCCCTGGCATTCGCACAGGGTGAGGAAGACACTTCCGCTACCGCCACCACCTCTGCAGCAGCCCCGGGCAACCCGGCTGAGTGCAAGCCGCAGGATAACCAGAAGACCTCCGTCACTAACGACCAGGTTGACTTCACCATCCACAAGTACAAGGGCAAGCCCGTCGAGCCCAAGAGCTTCTCCAACGATGGTAAGAAGCTGGAAGCTGATCCCTCTGGCGTTGACAAGCTCTCCAATGTTGACTTCACCGTCTACAAGGTCGAAGGCATCGATCTGAAGACCAACGCAGGTCAGCAGCTCGCCGCCAAGCTCACCGCTGCTTACAAGGCAAAGGGCGACGCTCTTTTCAAGGAGCCGACCTTCGAAACCGAGTACCCTAAGGTTTCTGTTGCTAAGAGCGGCGAAGTTATGACCACCAAGGATGGTGTCGTCACCAAGAAGTTTGACGCCGGCCTGTACCTGGTCAAGGAAACCAAGAGCCCTGCCGATGTTGTTCCGGCTAAGCCCTTCCTGGTTGCCCTTCCGCTGACCGACCAGACCAACACCGCTTGCTGGAACTACGACGTTCACGTTTACCCGAAGAACGCTCCGTTCGAGACCGGTATCAAGAAGTCCATCAAGGACGTTACCGCTCCCGGTTCCGGCTCCACCGAAGCTTCTCAGTACCAGTACACCGTCGACACCAAGATTGGTGATCCGGGTGAAGCTGGCTTCGCTAAGTTCCAGGTCATCGACCCCCTCGCTCCTGAGCTGACCTACATCGGCAAGGGCAAGGACGTCGTTAAGATCAAGGACGGCGAGGTCTTCCAAGAAGGCACCGACTACAAGATCATCGCTGCTGAGAAGCAGCCCGGCAAGGCTACCTGGGTGACCATCGGCTTCCTCGAGCCCGGTCTGACCAAGCTTGCTGCTAACGCTGGCAAGGAAGTTGAGTGGACCCTCAACGTCCAGGCTGACGAGCTCAATGGCCTGAAGCAGATCCACAACGTGGCGTCCAACATTCAGGTTCCGAAGGACGATCCGACCAACCCGAACTTCCCGAAGGACCCGGAAGATCCGAACAGCCCCGGTGACCCGGAAGATCCGGATCCGAAGAACCCGCCGTTCGACCCGGAGACCCCTCCGGAGGATCCCACCACTCCCCCCGGAGTTCCCTCCAACGAGGTTGACACCTTCTACGGCAAGCTCGAGTTCACCAAGGTTTCCACCGAGGGCGACGCACCCCTGGATGGCGCTAAGTTCCAGGTCTTCGAGTGCAACGCTAACCGCGAGATCTCCGCTGACCCGGCAACCGGTCGCACCGCTGACCCGGTGAAGGTTAACGGCAAGGACGTCTTCGAGTCCACCGGTGGCGGCAAGGTTGTCATCGACGGCCTGCTCGTCAACGACTTCCGTAACAACTCCACCTTCGTTAACGGTACCGACGGCACCACCTGGAAGGAAGTTTCCTTCTACTGCCTGAAGGAGACCGTTGCTCCGCCGAACCACGAGCTGCTCCCCGACGTTCTGCAGTTCCAGCTCCTCGCTAACCCGAAGTACGGCACTGAGGCTGAGAACTCCACCAAGATCGTCTCCACCGACCCGAAGACCAACTTCGAGGATCAGGCAGACGCCGAGAAGGCTCTGAAGGAAGCATCTGACATCAAGGTCAAGAACGTTCCGAAGAACAACGGCTTCAACCTGCCGCTCACCGGTGGCGCTGGTATCGCTCCGCTGGTCGTCGTTGGCGGCCTGCTGATCGTCGGCTCCGGTGCTTACGTTGCTGCTGCTTCCCGTCGCAAGAAGCAGGCTTAA